One Spinacia oleracea cultivar Varoflay chromosome 4, BTI_SOV_V1, whole genome shotgun sequence DNA segment encodes these proteins:
- the LOC110800033 gene encoding ABC1 family protein YPL109C, mitochondrial isoform X2, with product MSRSLAAGRVRRIVRTFLQEQKCSCSKLDPCSQYNFVSKSYSSHNISVARDIFTINGRRKMHSFSASFLISNEAKVAWRRLLYMQTDGGQALSRISKAAAAVSLALNRYQLLAPSLLALIVGQFSCAQSKWSHAEYLPASGTLYDHAQNGHVYLTSFAFSLIETIIIFLRAIYLAIIFSPCILMAPFTNSLGVEFRKSWLSILRRTLEKAGPAFIKWGQWAATRPDLFPQDICTELAHLHSQAPAHSFAFTKKTVEKAFGRKLGEIFEKFEEEPVASGSIAQVHRAILKFRHPGHSMKPMLVAVKVRHPGVGEAIRRDFMIINVFAKISNLIPTLKWLRLDESLQQFAVFMMSQVDLAREAAHLSRFIYNFRRWKDVSFPKPLYPLVHPAVLVETYERGDSVLHYVDKLEGHGSIKTALAHIGSHALLKMLLVDNFVHADMHPGNILVRVNERTPGKQIFESRPHVVFLDVGMTAELSKRDRVNILEFFKAVALRDGRTAAQCTLELSKHQNCPNPGAFIKEVEKQFDSWGSPESCTLHAADCMQQLLELVRHHKVNIDGNVCTVIVTTMVLEGWQRKLDPDYNVLDTLRAMMFKVDWAESLSYTIEGLVAP from the exons AAGTTTGGCTGCTGGAAGAGTTAGAAGGATAGTTCGCACATTTCTGCAAGAGCAGAAATGTAGTTGTAGCAAGTTGGACCCTTGTTCACAGTACAATTTTGTGAGCAAAAGCTATTCCTCACATAATATATCTGTAGCTAGAGATATTTTTACAATCAACGGAAGGCGGAAAATGCATAGTTTCTCAGCAAGCTTTTTAATCTCAAATGAAGCTAAAGTTGCTTGGCGAAGGCTTTTATATATGCAAACTGATGGTGGACAAGCTCTTTCTCGTATTAGCAAAGCAGCTGCTGCTGTAAGTTTAGCTTTGAACCGTTATCAACTTCTTGCTCCCAGTTTGCTTGCTCTAATAGTTGGACAGTTTTCATGTGCACAATCTAAGTGGAGTCATGCAGAATACTTACCAGCGTCCGGCACTCTGTATGATCATGCGCAAAATGGACATGTTTATTTGACATCCTTTGCCTTCTCACTGATTGAGACTATTATAATATTTCTTAGAGCGATCTATTTAGCAATCATATTTTCCCCTTGCATACTGATGGCTCCTTTCACCAACTCTCTTGGTGTTGAGTTCAGAAAATCCTGGCTTAGTATTCTTCGTCGCACCCTAGAAAAGGCCGGTCCAGCATTTATTAAATGGGGACAATGGGCTGCCACAAGACCCGATCTTTTCCCTCAAGATATTTGCACAGAACTTGCACATCTGCACTCCCAAGCACCAGCACATAGCTTTGCCTTCACAAAGAAAACAGTTGAGAAGGCATTTGGCCGCAAGCTGGGTGAAATATTTGAAAAGTTTGAAGAGGAGCCTGTTGCATCTGGAAGTATTGCTCAGGTTCACCGAGCTATTCTCAAATTCCGTCATCCTGGTCACTCGATGAAGCCTATGTTAGTTGCTGTGAAGGTTAGGCATCCTGGAGTTGGTGAGGCAATTCGTAGAGACTTCATGATAATAAATGTCTTTGCTAAAATTTCAAACTTGATACCAACGTTGAAGTGGTTGAGGCTGGATGAAAGCTTGCAACAATTTGCAGTGTTTATGATGTCTCAAGTTGATCTAGCCAGAGAAGCAGCACATTTAAGTCGATTTATCTATAATTTCCGCAGATGGAAGGATGTTTCTTTCCCAAAGCCTCTCTATCCTTTGGTGCACCCAGCTGTTCTGGTGGAAACTTATGAGCGTGGCGACAGTGTCTTGCATTATGTTGATAAACTTGAAGGACATGGTAGTATCAAAACAGCACTTGCTCATATCGGGAGTCATGCCCTTCTGAAAATGCTCTTG GTTGACAATTTCGTCCATGCTGATATGCACCCAGGAAATATACTTGTCCGGGTAAATGAGAGAACCCCTGGGAAACAGATCTTTGAATCAAGACCACATGTCGTATTCCTTGACGTAGGCATGACCGCTGAACTCTCTAAAAGAGATAGGGTGAATATACTGGAGTTTTTCAAGGCTGTTGCTCTTCGAGATGGACGCACTGCTGCTCAATGTACTCTAGAATTATCTAAACACCAAAACTGCCCAAACCCTGGGGCTTTTATAAAG GAAGTTGAAAAACAATTCGATTCCTGGGGATCGCCTGAAAGCTGCACTCTACATGCTGCTGATTGCATGCAGCAACTTCTGGAACTAGTTCGGCACCATAAAGTTAACATTGATGGAAATGTTTGTACTGTGATTGTAACAACCATGGTTCTTGAG GGTTGGCAACGTAAACTGGATCCAGATTACAATGTATTGGACACTTTGAGAGCAATGATGTTCAAAGTTGACTGGGCAGAGTCGTTGAGTTACACAATTGAAGGTCTGGTTGCCCCCTGA
- the LOC110800033 gene encoding ABC1 family protein YPL109C, mitochondrial isoform X1 translates to MSRSLAAGRVRRIVRTFLQEQKCSCSKLDPCSQYNFVSKSYSSHNISVARDIFTINGRRKMHSFSASFLISNEAKVAWRRLLYMQTDGGQALSRISKAAAAVSLALNRYQLLAPSLLALIVGQFSCAQSKWSHAEYLPASGTLYDHAQNGHVYLTSFAFSLIETIIIFLRAIYLAIIFSPCILMAPFTNSLGVEFRKSWLSILRRTLEKAGPAFIKWGQWAATRPDLFPQDICTELAHLHSQAPAHSFAFTKKTVEKAFGRKLGEIFEKFEEEPVASGSIAQVHRAILKFRHPGHSMKPMLVAVKVRHPGVGEAIRRDFMIINVFAKISNLIPTLKWLRLDESLQQFAVFMMSQVDLAREAAHLSRFIYNFRRWKDVSFPKPLYPLVHPAVLVETYERGDSVLHYVDKLEGHGSIKTALAHIGSHALLKMLLGLLQVDNFVHADMHPGNILVRVNERTPGKQIFESRPHVVFLDVGMTAELSKRDRVNILEFFKAVALRDGRTAAQCTLELSKHQNCPNPGAFIKEVEKQFDSWGSPESCTLHAADCMQQLLELVRHHKVNIDGNVCTVIVTTMVLEGWQRKLDPDYNVLDTLRAMMFKVDWAESLSYTIEGLVAP, encoded by the exons AAGTTTGGCTGCTGGAAGAGTTAGAAGGATAGTTCGCACATTTCTGCAAGAGCAGAAATGTAGTTGTAGCAAGTTGGACCCTTGTTCACAGTACAATTTTGTGAGCAAAAGCTATTCCTCACATAATATATCTGTAGCTAGAGATATTTTTACAATCAACGGAAGGCGGAAAATGCATAGTTTCTCAGCAAGCTTTTTAATCTCAAATGAAGCTAAAGTTGCTTGGCGAAGGCTTTTATATATGCAAACTGATGGTGGACAAGCTCTTTCTCGTATTAGCAAAGCAGCTGCTGCTGTAAGTTTAGCTTTGAACCGTTATCAACTTCTTGCTCCCAGTTTGCTTGCTCTAATAGTTGGACAGTTTTCATGTGCACAATCTAAGTGGAGTCATGCAGAATACTTACCAGCGTCCGGCACTCTGTATGATCATGCGCAAAATGGACATGTTTATTTGACATCCTTTGCCTTCTCACTGATTGAGACTATTATAATATTTCTTAGAGCGATCTATTTAGCAATCATATTTTCCCCTTGCATACTGATGGCTCCTTTCACCAACTCTCTTGGTGTTGAGTTCAGAAAATCCTGGCTTAGTATTCTTCGTCGCACCCTAGAAAAGGCCGGTCCAGCATTTATTAAATGGGGACAATGGGCTGCCACAAGACCCGATCTTTTCCCTCAAGATATTTGCACAGAACTTGCACATCTGCACTCCCAAGCACCAGCACATAGCTTTGCCTTCACAAAGAAAACAGTTGAGAAGGCATTTGGCCGCAAGCTGGGTGAAATATTTGAAAAGTTTGAAGAGGAGCCTGTTGCATCTGGAAGTATTGCTCAGGTTCACCGAGCTATTCTCAAATTCCGTCATCCTGGTCACTCGATGAAGCCTATGTTAGTTGCTGTGAAGGTTAGGCATCCTGGAGTTGGTGAGGCAATTCGTAGAGACTTCATGATAATAAATGTCTTTGCTAAAATTTCAAACTTGATACCAACGTTGAAGTGGTTGAGGCTGGATGAAAGCTTGCAACAATTTGCAGTGTTTATGATGTCTCAAGTTGATCTAGCCAGAGAAGCAGCACATTTAAGTCGATTTATCTATAATTTCCGCAGATGGAAGGATGTTTCTTTCCCAAAGCCTCTCTATCCTTTGGTGCACCCAGCTGTTCTGGTGGAAACTTATGAGCGTGGCGACAGTGTCTTGCATTATGTTGATAAACTTGAAGGACATGGTAGTATCAAAACAGCACTTGCTCATATCGGGAGTCATGCCCTTCTGAAAATGCTCTTG GGTCTTTTGCAGGTTGACAATTTCGTCCATGCTGATATGCACCCAGGAAATATACTTGTCCGGGTAAATGAGAGAACCCCTGGGAAACAGATCTTTGAATCAAGACCACATGTCGTATTCCTTGACGTAGGCATGACCGCTGAACTCTCTAAAAGAGATAGGGTGAATATACTGGAGTTTTTCAAGGCTGTTGCTCTTCGAGATGGACGCACTGCTGCTCAATGTACTCTAGAATTATCTAAACACCAAAACTGCCCAAACCCTGGGGCTTTTATAAAG GAAGTTGAAAAACAATTCGATTCCTGGGGATCGCCTGAAAGCTGCACTCTACATGCTGCTGATTGCATGCAGCAACTTCTGGAACTAGTTCGGCACCATAAAGTTAACATTGATGGAAATGTTTGTACTGTGATTGTAACAACCATGGTTCTTGAG GGTTGGCAACGTAAACTGGATCCAGATTACAATGTATTGGACACTTTGAGAGCAATGATGTTCAAAGTTGACTGGGCAGAGTCGTTGAGTTACACAATTGAAGGTCTGGTTGCCCCCTGA